One genomic window of Vibrio ziniensis includes the following:
- the uvrY gene encoding UvrY/SirA/GacA family response regulator transcription factor → MISVFLVDDHELVRTGIRRIIEDVRGMNIAGEADSGEEAVKWCRNNHADVVLMDMNMPGIGGLEATKKILRVNPDVKIIVLTVHTENPFPTKVMQAGAAGYLTKGAAPDEMVNAIRVVNSGQRYISPEIAQQMALSQFSPASENPFADLSERELQIMMMITKGQKVTDISEQLNLSPKTVNSYRYRLFAKLDIGGDVELTHLAIRHGMLDTEKL, encoded by the coding sequence GTGATTAGTGTTTTCCTTGTAGATGATCACGAGCTGGTTCGCACAGGGATACGACGTATTATTGAAGACGTCCGTGGAATGAACATAGCAGGGGAAGCTGATAGCGGTGAAGAAGCGGTAAAATGGTGTCGTAATAACCATGCTGATGTCGTGTTAATGGATATGAACATGCCAGGCATTGGTGGATTAGAGGCTACCAAGAAAATTTTACGCGTGAATCCAGACGTAAAAATCATCGTATTAACAGTACATACTGAAAACCCGTTCCCAACAAAAGTTATGCAGGCTGGGGCTGCGGGTTATTTAACAAAAGGTGCCGCTCCTGACGAAATGGTGAATGCCATTCGTGTTGTGAACAGTGGCCAACGTTATATCTCTCCAGAAATAGCGCAGCAAATGGCTTTAAGTCAGTTTTCACCTGCTTCTGAAAACCCATTTGCCGATTTGTCCGAACGTGAACTTCAAATCATGATGATGATTACCAAAGGACAAAAAGTGACTGATATTTCTGAGCAGTTGAATCTGAGTCCTAAAACCGTTAACAGTTATCGCTACCGCTTGTTTGCTAAGCTAGATATTGGCGGTGATGTTGAGTTAACGCACTTAGCTATTCGACATGGAATGCTAGACACAGAGAAACTCTAG
- the uvrC gene encoding excinuclease ABC subunit UvrC: MSEVFDSSSFLKTVTDQPGVYRMYNADADVIYVGKAKDLKKRLSSYFRKKIDSEKTRALVSNIAKIDVTVTHTETEALILEHNYIKQYLPKYNVLLRDDKSYPFIFISGHKHPRLSLHRGAKKRKGEYFGPYPDAGAVRETLHLIQKIFPVRQCEDTVYSNRTRPCLMYQIGRCAAPCVKSIISDEEYAELVDYVRFFLQGKDKQVLEILIERMENASQQLRFEQAAKYRDQIQAIRRVQEQQFVSEDSMDDMDVLGFAQENGIACIHILMIRQGKILGSRSHFPKIPNNTSQEEVFESFLSQYYLNHNEARTIPTRIILNEGLLEDSVPLREALQQVAGRKISFHVNPTGTRSRYLKLSNTNALTAITTKINHKMTINQRFKALQDELDMDNISRMECFDISHTMGESTIASCVVFNQEGPVKQEYRRYNITGITGGDDYAAMGQVLERRYSKQLDVEKIPDIIFIDGGKGQLNRAHEVIAKCWEDWPKRPRLIGIAKGVTRKPGLETLITVDGDEFNMPSDAPALHLIQHIRDESHNHAIAGHRAKRGKTRRTSALEGIEGVGPKRRQALLKYMGGLQELKRATVEEIAKVPGISDSLAESIYQALKQ; encoded by the coding sequence GTGTCAGAAGTGTTCGACTCGTCCTCATTTCTAAAGACTGTGACAGATCAGCCCGGCGTTTATCGGATGTATAACGCCGATGCTGATGTCATTTACGTCGGCAAAGCCAAAGACCTCAAAAAGCGCCTTTCGAGTTATTTTCGCAAAAAAATCGACAGTGAAAAAACGCGTGCATTAGTAAGCAATATTGCCAAGATCGACGTAACGGTTACTCATACCGAAACGGAAGCGTTAATTCTCGAACACAACTACATCAAGCAGTATTTGCCGAAATACAATGTATTGCTGCGCGATGATAAATCATATCCTTTTATCTTTATCAGTGGACATAAACATCCGCGATTATCACTGCATCGTGGTGCTAAAAAGCGAAAAGGTGAGTACTTTGGACCTTATCCAGATGCTGGCGCTGTTCGTGAAACGTTGCACCTGATTCAGAAAATTTTCCCAGTACGCCAATGTGAAGATACGGTTTACAGTAACCGTACTCGTCCGTGTCTGATGTATCAGATTGGTCGTTGTGCTGCTCCATGCGTAAAAAGCATCATTTCCGATGAAGAGTATGCGGAGTTGGTGGATTATGTGCGATTCTTTCTGCAAGGGAAGGATAAGCAAGTGCTCGAAATTCTTATCGAGAGGATGGAAAACGCAAGCCAACAGTTAAGGTTTGAACAGGCGGCCAAATATCGAGACCAAATCCAGGCTATTCGTCGTGTTCAAGAGCAGCAGTTTGTTTCTGAAGATAGCATGGATGATATGGATGTGCTTGGTTTCGCACAGGAAAATGGCATTGCCTGTATCCATATTCTAATGATTCGTCAGGGGAAGATTCTGGGTAGTCGCAGCCATTTCCCTAAGATTCCAAACAACACTTCCCAAGAGGAAGTCTTTGAGAGTTTCTTGAGCCAGTATTACTTGAATCATAATGAAGCTCGCACTATTCCGACTAGAATCATCCTCAATGAAGGATTACTTGAAGATTCTGTTCCTTTACGTGAAGCCCTGCAGCAAGTCGCAGGTAGAAAGATTTCTTTCCACGTAAATCCTACCGGAACGCGATCTCGTTATTTGAAGTTGTCGAATACTAACGCGTTAACTGCAATTACGACTAAGATTAACCATAAAATGACTATCAATCAGCGTTTCAAAGCGCTGCAAGATGAACTGGATATGGATAACATTAGCCGTATGGAGTGTTTCGATATCTCTCATACAATGGGGGAGAGTACAATTGCCTCTTGCGTTGTGTTCAATCAGGAAGGTCCAGTCAAGCAAGAATATCGTCGTTACAACATCACAGGGATTACCGGTGGAGATGATTATGCCGCAATGGGACAGGTATTAGAACGCCGCTACTCTAAGCAGTTGGATGTTGAAAAGATCCCAGACATTATCTTTATTGATGGTGGCAAAGGTCAGCTTAATCGTGCTCACGAAGTGATTGCCAAATGTTGGGAAGATTGGCCGAAGCGTCCAAGACTGATCGGTATTGCGAAAGGTGTTACTCGTAAACCGGGTTTAGAAACTTTGATTACCGTCGATGGTGATGAATTCAATATGCCGAGTGATGCACCAGCGCTGCATTTAATTCAACACATTCGGGATGAAAGCCATAATCATGCTATTGCTGGACATCGAGCGAAACGGGGTAAAACTCGTCGCACCAGTGCCTTAGAAGGCATTGAAGGGGTAGGACCAAAACGTCGTCAAGCATTGCTCAAGTATATGGGTGGTCTGCAAGAGTTGAAGCGAGCTACCGTTGAAGAAATTGCCAAAGTGCCAGGAATTAGTGATTCTTTAGCAGAAAGTATTTATCAGGCATTGAAACAATAA
- the pgsA gene encoding CDP-diacylglycerol--glycerol-3-phosphate 3-phosphatidyltransferase, producing MRFNIPNILSLLRLFLIPVFIVVFYLPYQWAPFAAAMVFWVAGFTDWLDGMLARKLGQTSRFGAFIDPVADKVLVATALILITEYYHNIWITIPAVTMIAREIIISALREWMAEIGKRASVAVSWIGKVKTLTQMFALWVLIWRYDDWMVWLGYGALYIATFLTYWSMAQYLMAAKDDLLNEENH from the coding sequence ATGCGTTTTAACATTCCCAACATTTTGTCTTTACTACGACTTTTTCTGATTCCAGTATTTATTGTCGTGTTTTATCTTCCATACCAATGGGCTCCATTTGCTGCTGCAATGGTGTTCTGGGTTGCTGGTTTTACTGACTGGCTCGATGGGATGTTGGCACGCAAACTTGGTCAAACGTCTCGCTTCGGTGCATTTATTGACCCTGTGGCGGATAAAGTCCTAGTAGCAACAGCGTTAATTTTAATTACTGAGTATTATCACAACATTTGGATTACCATCCCTGCTGTCACTATGATCGCTCGGGAAATCATTATTTCCGCTCTACGCGAATGGATGGCGGAAATTGGTAAACGCGCAAGTGTTGCGGTTTCATGGATTGGTAAAGTAAAAACATTAACGCAAATGTTTGCTCTTTGGGTTCTTATCTGGCGTTATGACGATTGGATGGTTTGGTTAGGTTATGGTGCACTGTATATTGCGACGTTCCTAACTTACTGGTCAATGGCGCAATACTTGATGGCTGCCAAAGATGATCTTCTCAACGAAGAAAACCACTAA
- a CDS encoding PQQ-dependent sugar dehydrogenase, with translation MKKNILLLMLCVVSISALAQYRVEKVMEGLRVPWSISFINETKVLVTERNGKILIVDLENNTKQDLLKISDVAAQGQGGLLDIALSPYDRQTFYFTYSKKTSSGADTTLAIATFNENKVTQWNDLLVTVSNSDTSRHFGSRIVFIDKHVFFTVGDRGIRPNGQDLSTHAGSVLRLNIDGTVPHDNPFVKVKNARPEIWSFGHRNPQGLYFDQQTQDLWEIEHGPRGGDEINLIKKGANYGWAKTSYGKEYWGPLDVGESKEAEGVESPSKVYIPSIAPSGLLLYRGNRYPDFNGKLLTGALKLTHINVITMDENHSAVKEERILEDLQERIRDIKLSPDGWIYFTTDNGNIYRLQPNK, from the coding sequence ATGAAAAAAAACATATTGCTTCTAATGCTCTGTGTCGTTTCCATTTCCGCATTGGCTCAATATAGAGTTGAGAAAGTAATGGAAGGTTTACGAGTTCCGTGGAGTATAAGTTTTATCAATGAAACCAAAGTCTTGGTCACCGAACGCAATGGCAAGATTCTAATCGTCGATTTAGAGAACAACACAAAGCAGGATTTGCTAAAAATTTCAGACGTGGCTGCACAAGGTCAAGGAGGACTGCTTGATATTGCCCTTTCACCCTATGACCGCCAAACGTTTTATTTCACCTACAGCAAGAAAACCAGTTCGGGTGCAGACACCACATTAGCGATAGCAACATTCAATGAAAACAAAGTAACACAGTGGAATGATTTGCTAGTCACAGTATCAAATTCTGATACCTCACGTCACTTTGGTAGCCGAATCGTTTTCATCGATAAACATGTATTTTTCACCGTAGGAGATCGAGGAATAAGACCCAATGGTCAAGATCTGTCAACACATGCAGGCAGTGTTCTCAGACTCAATATTGATGGGACAGTTCCTCATGATAACCCGTTCGTAAAAGTTAAGAACGCTCGCCCTGAGATTTGGAGTTTTGGACACCGAAATCCCCAAGGTTTGTATTTTGATCAGCAGACTCAAGATTTATGGGAAATTGAGCATGGTCCGAGAGGCGGAGACGAAATTAATCTCATTAAGAAAGGCGCCAATTATGGTTGGGCGAAGACTTCGTATGGCAAAGAGTATTGGGGTCCGCTAGATGTGGGTGAAAGCAAAGAAGCAGAAGGTGTAGAATCACCTTCAAAAGTTTACATACCTTCTATCGCTCCAAGCGGTTTATTGCTTTATAGAGGCAACCGTTATCCCGACTTCAATGGCAAACTGTTAACTGGCGCTTTGAAACTCACACATATCAATGTGATTACTATGGATGAGAATCACTCAGCGGTTAAAGAAGAAAGAATATTGGAAGACTTACAAGAGAGAATACGCGATATAAAGCTCTCCCCTGATGGGTGGATCTATTTTACAACCGACAACGGCAATATTTATCGTTTACAGCCCAACAAATAA
- a CDS encoding GGDEF domain-containing protein, giving the protein MKSFEWDKHFETGLNEVDEQHLYLVGFVNQYGGLLSENSVSTEDVRKALFELARYAEFHFIEEEQLMRNVGIADEHLNEHIQVHRSFMLEINSMQAFITDDDHRPAVLLLEFLIHWLAYHILGIDQSMARQIRAIEAGEDPFEAYKREQRERDAAIEPLLNALNGLFQQVSARNKELVRLNQSLEDIVEERTRQLHRANKQLEKLSLTDSLTSLPNRRQAMQQLHDYWHRTVEDGTNLTCMMIDADHFKQVNDTCGHEAGDNVLVAFSRCLKERFRNDDIVCRLGGDEFFVICPNTDLDGGMHIAQQVLMDINQLKVPFGNDVWAGSMSVGVAQFHPEMKEYSVLMSLADKALYKAKQHGRNQVRSAKFESL; this is encoded by the coding sequence ATGAAGTCGTTTGAGTGGGATAAGCATTTTGAAACAGGCCTCAATGAGGTTGATGAGCAGCACCTCTACTTGGTTGGGTTCGTTAATCAATATGGAGGGTTGCTATCAGAAAATAGCGTTTCTACTGAAGATGTGCGCAAGGCATTGTTCGAGTTGGCTCGTTATGCTGAGTTTCATTTCATTGAAGAAGAACAACTGATGCGTAATGTCGGTATTGCTGATGAGCATCTTAACGAGCATATTCAGGTTCATCGTTCATTTATGCTCGAAATTAATAGTATGCAAGCTTTCATCACAGACGATGATCATCGGCCTGCTGTCTTACTGTTGGAATTCCTTATTCATTGGCTCGCATACCATATCCTTGGTATCGATCAGAGTATGGCTCGTCAGATAAGGGCGATTGAGGCTGGAGAAGATCCTTTCGAAGCTTATAAGCGTGAGCAACGAGAAAGAGACGCTGCGATTGAGCCGCTGCTTAATGCGTTAAACGGTTTATTTCAGCAAGTGTCTGCCCGAAACAAAGAACTGGTACGTTTAAATCAATCACTAGAAGATATAGTTGAAGAACGTACTCGTCAGTTACATCGCGCTAACAAGCAATTAGAAAAACTCTCACTGACTGACAGTCTTACTTCTTTGCCAAATAGGCGTCAAGCCATGCAACAGCTACATGATTACTGGCATCGAACGGTTGAGGACGGTACAAACCTGACATGCATGATGATTGATGCTGACCATTTCAAACAAGTCAATGATACCTGTGGGCATGAAGCTGGAGACAATGTGTTGGTGGCGTTTTCTCGTTGCCTTAAAGAGAGATTTCGCAACGATGACATCGTGTGTCGATTAGGTGGTGATGAGTTCTTTGTGATCTGTCCAAATACCGATTTAGATGGCGGTATGCATATTGCCCAGCAAGTTCTTATGGATATTAATCAGCTAAAAGTCCCCTTTGGTAACGATGTTTGGGCCGGTAGTATGAGCGTCGGCGTCGCCCAATTTCATCCTGAGATGAAAGAATACTCAGTATTGATGAGCCTTGCCGATAAGGCACTGTATAAAGCTAAGCAGCATGGGCGAAATCAAGTTCGTTCTGCTAAGTTCGAAAGTCTTTAA
- the pheS gene encoding phenylalanine--tRNA ligase subunit alpha encodes MQHLQEIIANATAAIDAASSLVALDEVRVQYLGKKGELTVQLQSLGKLPPEERRTAGQDINVAKAEVQKAIALRKDALQSAELEAKLAAETIDVTLPGRRIENGGLHPVTRTVERIEKFFGELGFSTESGPEIEDAFHNFDALNIAEDHPARTDHDTFFFNPDLMLRTHTSGVQIRTMENGKPPFRFIAPGRVYRNDYDQTHTPMFHQVEGMLVDENVNFAQLKGILNDFLCNFFEEEVEVRFRPSYFPFTEPSAEVDVKGKNGKWLEVLGCGMVHPNVLRSVGIDPEKYSGFAFGMGVERLTMLRYGVNDLRAFFENDLRFLKQFK; translated from the coding sequence ATGCAACATCTACAAGAGATTATTGCTAATGCGACAGCGGCGATTGACGCTGCGTCGTCGTTAGTTGCACTTGATGAAGTGCGTGTTCAGTATCTGGGTAAGAAAGGTGAACTAACTGTTCAACTTCAAAGCCTAGGTAAGTTACCACCTGAAGAACGTCGTACAGCAGGCCAAGACATCAACGTGGCTAAAGCGGAAGTTCAAAAAGCGATTGCACTGCGTAAAGATGCTCTGCAAAGTGCAGAGCTTGAAGCTAAGCTAGCGGCAGAAACCATTGATGTGACACTACCTGGTCGTCGCATTGAAAATGGTGGTCTTCACCCAGTGACTCGCACTGTCGAGCGTATTGAAAAGTTCTTTGGTGAATTAGGCTTTAGCACTGAGTCTGGTCCTGAAATCGAAGATGCATTCCACAACTTTGATGCGCTAAACATTGCAGAAGATCACCCAGCACGTACTGACCACGATACCTTCTTCTTCAATCCAGATTTGATGTTGCGTACTCACACTTCAGGTGTGCAAATCCGTACTATGGAAAATGGTAAGCCACCATTCCGTTTCATCGCACCAGGTCGCGTATACCGTAATGACTACGACCAAACTCATACCCCAATGTTCCACCAAGTTGAAGGTATGTTAGTTGATGAGAATGTAAACTTTGCTCAGCTTAAAGGTATCCTGAATGATTTCCTTTGCAACTTCTTCGAAGAAGAGGTTGAGGTACGTTTCCGTCCTTCTTACTTCCCGTTCACTGAACCTTCAGCAGAAGTAGATGTTAAAGGTAAAAACGGCAAATGGCTTGAAGTACTAGGTTGTGGCATGGTTCACCCTAATGTACTACGCAGTGTTGGTATCGACCCTGAAAAATACTCTGGTTTCGCATTCGGTATGGGCGTAGAGCGTTTAACTATGCTTCGTTACGGCGTAAACGACCTACGAGCGTTCTTCGAAAACGATCTTCGTTTCCTTAAACAGTTCAAGTAA
- the pheT gene encoding phenylalanine--tRNA ligase subunit beta, producing the protein MKFSESWLREWVNPAVTTDELTHQITMAGLEVDDVLPVAGKFTGVKVGHVVECGQHPDADKLRVTKVDVGEAELLDIVCGAPNCRQGLKVAVATVGAVLPGDFTIKKAKLRGQPSHGMLCSFSELGIDVESEGIMELAEDAVIGTDFRQFLSLDDVTVDVDLTANRADCFSIRGMAREVGVLNRADVTEPSVAPVAPSIDDVVSIEVKAPAACPRYLGRVIKNVNVQAETPLWMQEKLRRCGIRSIDPVVDITNYMLLEQGQPMHAFDLAKIEGGIVVRLAEQGEKLTLLDGTEAELNANTLVVADHKQALAIAGIFGGEGSGVSTETKDVLLECAFFAPDHIRGRARSYGLHTDSSMRFERGVDFALQVNAMERATQLLVEICGGEVAPVVAVESEADLPQPNTVSLRRTKLDSLLGHHIADAEVVEILERLGMSVETTDAGWTARAPTWRFDIAIEQDLIEEVGRIYGYNKIPNQAPIAALNMNAQNEANLPLKRVRDLLVDRGYHEAITYSFVEPEQQKLIVNDVEPLILPFPISADMSAMRLGLIQGLLNTVVHNQKRQQPRVRLFEYGLRFIPCETAENGMRQEPMLAGVIAGARGEEHWGMETATVDFFDLKGDLEAILELSANEKAYSFVATRHPALHPGQSAAIIVDGKQVGVMGTVHPELERKFGLNGRTVVFEIEWSAINSRVIPEAASVSKFPSNRRDIAVVVDESIASGDIVAACYASGGELLKDAKLFDVYVGKGIEEGKKSLAIALTLQSVERTLEEADIAAAVDAIVKAVSEQFGASLRD; encoded by the coding sequence ATGAAATTCAGCGAATCATGGCTTCGTGAGTGGGTAAACCCAGCGGTTACTACTGACGAACTAACGCACCAAATCACTATGGCTGGTCTAGAAGTCGATGACGTACTTCCAGTAGCTGGCAAATTCACTGGCGTAAAAGTCGGTCACGTTGTTGAATGTGGCCAGCATCCCGACGCTGACAAACTACGTGTAACGAAAGTTGACGTGGGTGAGGCAGAGCTATTAGACATCGTTTGTGGCGCGCCAAACTGCCGCCAAGGTCTTAAAGTTGCTGTTGCAACTGTGGGCGCTGTACTTCCAGGCGATTTCACAATTAAGAAAGCGAAATTACGTGGTCAGCCTTCTCACGGCATGCTTTGTTCATTCTCTGAGCTAGGTATTGACGTAGAGTCAGAAGGCATCATGGAATTGGCTGAAGATGCGGTTATCGGTACTGATTTCCGTCAGTTCTTAAGCCTAGACGATGTGACTGTTGATGTTGACCTGACGGCAAACCGAGCGGACTGTTTTAGCATCCGCGGTATGGCTCGTGAAGTCGGCGTTTTAAACCGTGCAGACGTAACTGAACCTTCAGTTGCTCCAGTTGCTCCTTCAATTGATGATGTTGTTTCAATTGAAGTGAAAGCACCAGCGGCATGTCCACGTTACCTTGGTCGTGTTATCAAGAACGTAAACGTTCAAGCTGAAACGCCACTGTGGATGCAAGAGAAACTACGTCGTTGTGGTATTCGTTCGATCGATCCAGTGGTTGATATCACAAACTACATGCTTCTAGAGCAAGGTCAGCCAATGCACGCATTTGACCTAGCGAAAATTGAAGGCGGTATTGTTGTTCGTCTAGCTGAACAAGGTGAAAAGTTAACTCTGTTAGATGGCACCGAAGCTGAGCTAAATGCTAACACTCTTGTGGTTGCTGACCACAAACAAGCACTAGCTATTGCAGGTATCTTCGGTGGTGAAGGTTCAGGCGTGAGTACTGAAACGAAAGACGTACTACTAGAGTGTGCATTCTTTGCACCTGACCATATCCGTGGTCGTGCTCGTAGCTACGGTCTACACACTGATTCTTCAATGCGTTTTGAGCGTGGTGTGGATTTCGCACTGCAAGTGAATGCAATGGAACGCGCAACACAGCTTCTTGTTGAAATCTGTGGTGGTGAAGTTGCACCTGTAGTAGCGGTTGAGTCAGAAGCTGACTTACCTCAGCCAAATACAGTATCACTGCGTCGTACTAAACTTGATAGCCTATTGGGCCACCACATTGCTGATGCAGAAGTGGTTGAGATCCTTGAACGCCTTGGTATGTCTGTTGAAACAACAGATGCAGGTTGGACTGCAAGAGCGCCAACATGGCGTTTCGATATTGCTATTGAGCAAGATTTGATTGAAGAAGTTGGTCGTATCTACGGTTACAACAAGATCCCAAATCAAGCACCGATTGCAGCACTAAACATGAACGCTCAAAACGAAGCGAATTTGCCGCTTAAGCGTGTTCGTGACCTTCTTGTTGACCGTGGTTACCATGAAGCAATCACCTACAGCTTCGTTGAGCCTGAGCAACAAAAACTGATCGTTAATGATGTTGAACCTCTGATTCTGCCATTCCCAATTTCTGCGGACATGTCAGCAATGCGTTTAGGTCTGATCCAAGGTCTGCTAAACACCGTTGTTCATAACCAAAAACGTCAACAGCCACGTGTTCGTCTGTTCGAATATGGTCTACGTTTCATTCCATGTGAAACTGCGGAAAACGGTATGCGCCAAGAGCCGATGCTTGCTGGTGTTATTGCTGGTGCTCGTGGTGAAGAACACTGGGGCATGGAAACGGCAACGGTTGATTTCTTCGATCTGAAGGGCGATCTAGAAGCCATTCTAGAGCTATCAGCGAATGAAAAGGCTTACAGCTTCGTTGCAACTCGTCATCCTGCTCTACATCCAGGTCAGTCTGCTGCGATTATTGTAGATGGCAAACAAGTGGGTGTGATGGGTACTGTTCATCCAGAACTTGAGCGTAAATTTGGCCTGAATGGTCGCACAGTTGTGTTTGAAATCGAGTGGAGCGCAATTAACTCACGCGTTATCCCTGAAGCCGCTTCAGTTTCGAAGTTCCCTTCAAACCGTCGTGACATTGCTGTTGTTGTAGATGAAAGCATTGCATCTGGCGATATCGTAGCTGCATGTTATGCCTCAGGTGGTGAACTTCTGAAAGACGCAAAACTGTTCGATGTATACGTAGGTAAGGGTATTGAAGAAGGTAAGAAGAGCCTTGCGATTGCACTAACCTTACAATCAGTTGAACGTACCCTTGAAGAAGCAGATATTGCAGCAGCAGTCGATGCTATCGTTAAAGCGGTATCTGAACAGTTTGGTGCTAGTTTACGTGACTAA
- the ihfA gene encoding integration host factor subunit alpha: MALTKAELAENLFEKLGFSKRDAKETVEVFFEEIRKALEGGEQVKLSGFGNFDLRDKNERPGRNPKTGEDIPITARRVVTFRPGQKLKARVENIKVAK, from the coding sequence ATGGCGCTCACAAAGGCCGAATTGGCTGAAAACCTGTTCGAAAAACTAGGGTTTAGTAAACGGGATGCCAAGGAAACGGTTGAAGTGTTTTTCGAAGAAATTCGTAAAGCACTAGAAGGTGGCGAACAGGTAAAACTCTCCGGTTTTGGTAATTTTGATTTACGTGACAAGAATGAACGTCCTGGTCGAAATCCAAAAACGGGTGAAGACATTCCGATTACCGCTCGACGAGTTGTTACGTTCCGTCCGGGGCAAAAATTAAAAGCCCGCGTAGAGAACATTAAAGTCGCGAAATAG